A genomic window from Pseudonocardia broussonetiae includes:
- a CDS encoding GlcG/HbpS family heme-binding protein — MSAPTQNLTRGVVTLSHDGAEKLIGATVAAAREAGLPVSVAVHDSAANLLAFLRMDGAPELTIGIAQDKSYTAAAFGAPTHQLHEVIKDDEPLRLGFVHTPRVVTFGGGFPLVSEGLLVGGIGVSGGHYSQDVAVVEAALKATGFTA, encoded by the coding sequence ATGTCCGCACCCACCCAGAACCTCACCCGCGGTGTCGTGACGCTGTCGCACGACGGAGCCGAGAAGCTGATCGGCGCGACGGTCGCGGCCGCGCGGGAGGCGGGCCTGCCGGTGTCGGTCGCGGTGCACGACTCCGCGGCGAACCTGCTGGCGTTCCTCCGCATGGACGGCGCACCGGAGCTGACGATCGGCATCGCGCAGGACAAGTCGTACACCGCGGCCGCGTTCGGGGCGCCGACCCACCAGCTGCACGAGGTCATCAAGGACGACGAGCCACTGCGCCTCGGTTTCGTGCACACGCCCCGCGTCGTCACGTTCGGCGGCGGGTTCCCGCTGGTCTCCGAGGGCCTGCTCGTCGGCGGCATCGGTGTCAGCGGCGGCCACTACTCGCAGGACGTGGCCGTCGTCGAGGCCGCGCTGAAGGCCACCGGCTTCACCGCCTGA